In Lycium ferocissimum isolate CSIRO_LF1 chromosome 11, AGI_CSIRO_Lferr_CH_V1, whole genome shotgun sequence, a single genomic region encodes these proteins:
- the LOC132036084 gene encoding DEAD-box ATP-dependent RNA helicase 32 gives MRNHAPKSRKAKIQNRLSEVQEIELLEAWIESGKPESGSNPLSFDPLPHKAPVGRLPDGSFSKYTGCDRFSQLPVSKKTKDGLTQCKYKTMTDIQRASIPHSLCGRDILGAAKTGSGKTLAFVIPVLEKLYKVRWGPEDGVGCIIMSPTRELAGQLFEVLKSVGKHHGFSAGLLIGGRKDVDAEKEHVNGLNILVCTPGRLLQHMDETPNFDCSQLQVLVLDEADRILDVGFKKDLNAIISQLPKHRQTLLFSATQTKSVQDLARLSLKDPEYLGVHEESDTATPNRLQQTAMLVPLDKKLDMLWSFIKAHLNSRILVFLSSCKQVKFVFETFKKLRPGIPLKCLHGRMKQDRRMGIYSQFCEQRSVLFSTDVASRGLDFNKAVDWVVQVDCPEDCAAYIHRVGRTARYLSGGRSVLFVMPSEMKMLEKLEEKKIPLRVIKANEKRIQSVSGLLASLLVKYPELQHLAQRAFVTYLKSIHKQRDKEIFDVTKLPIDEYSASLGLPMTPKIRFLKQKLKGKTVSEALSLIPEDTSNENLLEFPVKKLDTGKSDVEEVEEEDLLLAKETQEAGEKINSKGDDMLATRVTKKKKLKINVHRPVGTRVVFDEEGNTLPPFARLAATSSDADSVQLNKEKVNQRYAELRKNLKVADKEDKDLDKKRRKEKRIKEKMKSKRGREEEEEEDEDVSGSDTEIPRGRVDKKTKIYFDSDDEDGERTADKAKEGIAADSISLTEQEELALKLLNSMHS, from the exons ATGAGAAATCACGCGCCTAAATCACGTAAAGCTAAAATACAGAACCGTTTATCCGAAGTTCAAGAAATTGAGCTTCTAGAAGCATGGATAGAATCGGGTAAACCCGAATCCGGTTCAAACCCGCTTTCCTTTGACCCATTACCACATAAAGCTCCAGTTGGACGCTTACCTGATGGTTCATTCTCTAAGTATACTGGTTGTGATAGATTTAGCCAATTGCCTGTTTCTAAGAAAACTAAAGATGGGTTAACTCagtgtaaatataaaactatgaCTGATATTCAAAGGGCTTCGATCCCACATTCTCTTTGTGGGAGAGATATTCTTGGCGCAGCGAAAACTGGTTCAGGAAAGACATTGGCTTTTGTTATTCCG GTGCTAGAGAAATTGTATAAAGTTCGATGGGGACCAGAGGACGGTGTTGGATGCATCATAATGTCTCCCACAAGGGAGTTAGCAGGTCAACTTTTTGAAGTACTTAAATCTGTTGGGAAGCATCATGGATTTAGTGCTGGCCTTCTGATTGGTGGCCGCAAAGATGTGGACGCCGAAAAAGAGCATGTTAATGGGCTGAACATCCTGGTCTGCACCCCTGGCCGGCTTCTTCAGCATATGGATGAGACACCAAATTTTGATTGTTCACAACTTCAG GTTTTAGTTCTTGATGAAGCAGATCGTATTCTTGATGTGGGGTTTAAGAAGGACTTGAATGCAATCATTTCACAATTGCCTAAACATAGGCAGACCTTATTGTTTTCAGCAACCCAGACGAAGTCCGTTCAAGATCTGGCAAGGCTCAGTCTGAAAGATCCTGAATATTTGGGTGTACACGAGGAGTCTGATACTGCAACTCCCAACCGCTTGCAACAAACAGCAATGCTTGTTCCTCTTGATAAGAAATTGGACATGTTATGGAGTTTTATAAAGGCACATCTTAATTCAAGGATATTGGTTTTCTTATCAAGCTGCAAGCAG GTAAAATTTGTTtttgaaactttcaaaaaactCCGTCCTGGGATTCCACTCAAATGTCTTCATGGGAGGATGAAGCAAGATAGAAGGATGGGAATTTACTCCCAATTTTGTGAACAACGCTCTGTTCTGTTCTCCACTGATGTTGCTTCGAGGGGGCTTGATTTTAATAAGGCGGTTGATTGGGTTGTCCAG GTGGACTGTCCTGAAGATTGTGCTGCTTACATACACAGAGTTGGCCGCACTGCTCGTTACCTTTCAGGGGGAAGATCTGTTTTATTCGTGATGCCATCTGAAATGAAAATGCTTGAAAAGTTGGAAGAGAAAAAGATACCCCTTCGAGTTATCAAG GCAAATGAAAAGAGGATACAGTCTGTCTCTGGTCTACTTGCTTCTTTATTGGTCAAGTACCCTGAGCTACAGCATCTGGCTCAAAGGGCTTTTGTGACATATTTGAAGTCCATACACAAACAGAGAGATAAAGAGATTTTTGATGTTACAAAACTTCCAATTGATGAATACTCTGCTTCATTGGGTCTTCCTATGACCCCCAAAATCCGATTTCTGAAACAGAAACTCAAAGGGAAGACAGTGTCTGAAGCATTATCTCTCATACCAGAGGACACGAGCAATGAGAATTTGTTGGAATTTCCAGTTAAGAAGCTAGATACAGGTAAATCAGATGTAGAGGAAGTGGAGGAAGAAGACCTCCTTCTAGCTAAGGAGACACAGGAAGCCGGAGAAAAGATTAACAGCAAAGGAGATGATAT GCTGGCCACTAGAGTTACgaagaaaaagaaactaaagATCAATGTCCACAGACCAGTCGGGACAAGGGTTGTGTTTGACGAGGAAGGGAACACTTTACCTCCTTTTGCAAGATTAGCAGCCACAAGCAGTGATGCTGACTCTGTTCAGCTTAACAAAGAAAAAG TAAACCAGAGATATGCTGAGTTGAGAAAAAACTTGAAGGTGGCCGACAAGGAAGACAAGGATTTGGACAAGAAACGTCGCAAAGAAAAACGAATCAAGGAGAAGATGAAGTCtaagagagggagagaggaggaagaagaagaagatgaagacgTGTCTGGGTCAGACACGGAAATCCCGCGAGGTAGAGTTGACAAGAAAACGAAGATCTATTTCGACAGTGATGATGAAGATGGCGAGAGGACAGCGGACAAGGCTAAAGAGGGTATTGCTGCTGATTCCATATCTTTGACAGAGCAGGAAGAACTGGCTCTGAAGCTGCTAAATTCCATGCACTCTTAA